A window of Hordeum vulgare subsp. vulgare chromosome 5H, MorexV3_pseudomolecules_assembly, whole genome shotgun sequence genomic DNA:
tgtttttcttggtggttctctcattgcctggaagacgaagaaacagattgcagtttcccgttcgagtgcagaggctgagttgcaagtgatggctcttttgacggcagaggtgacttggttacggtggttacttcaggattttggtgtttctgtcactacaccgactctgctcttatctgacagtacaggtgctattagcattgcacgcgatcctgtgaagcatgagctcaccaagcatattggtgttgatgtttTCTATGTGCGTGctggtgtgcaggatcaggttattgctcttcattaggtgccttccgagttacagttggcggatttcctgacgaaggcccagactagagcacaacatggcttttatctctccaaactcagtgttgttcatccaccatgagtttgaggggggggggggtattagagttataatataagtcatgtacccctttgtatttatcccgttgtataaggggtttcctgcatatgttccacacttgtacatgtatatatatcggcctatggcctcatgggaatacaagttgcttattcctaacagtgAAAACCTCTTGTGCCTCTTAAGATCAAAATCTTTGTTTGGCAGCTGCTCTGTGATCGTCTCCCATCAGGTGTGGAGTTGGTGAAGCGGCATGGGACGTGCGATGGCGTTAGCCTTCTTTGCGTGGTTCCCGAATCCGGGACCCAATTTTTCTCATCTTGTCCCGTTGCCTGCTTCTTACGGAACTTTGCCCGTGAGACTCTAGGGCTTGAGTGGCAGGCGTCGGACCTGAGCTAGTTCCTGGACTCTAGGGCTTGAGTGGCAGGCGTCGAACCTGAGCGAGTTCCTAGAGGCTCAAGCCAACTATACCGGTAGGAGGAGGCGCCTCTTTTGGTTAGTGTTTGTTGTGATGACCTAGACACGATGGACTGTATGTACCAAGATGGTTATCAAGCGGGTCTTCTTGCAGTGTGCTTTTGACCGTGTGTTTAAAATTTTGGCCTTCTTGCAGCTGTGGTACCCGCTTTGTAGTCAGTGGCACCGGGACCGGCTAGACGGTATGATTGATGATCTTATAGTGGGGCTGCCAACTCGCTTCGCCCCTAGCCGTTGATCTTTTAACTCTGCGAAGCCTtgtgttgttttttctttttgcttttggGCTTATTTGTGCTGTTGCCCCAGCAGACCATCTATTTACTTTCCTGCACTTGAAAATACTTGTATGGAAATGGTGGTTGCGTTATCTATAAAGCGGGACGAAGGACTATTTCAAGAGGAGAGTGGATTTTCTACTCCCGGTAGGTGTACCTGGGATGAAcagtaaattaaaaaaaatacaaaagaagggaaaaaaatatgaaactttggTACATCAAACATTAGATGGCCTTGCAAAGTTTCAGCCACAAATAACATTCTGAGGAGCCCTCACCAAAAATCAAAAACACTGCTCAAAGTTAATGTCCACTTTTCAGCAGCGGTTTTTTTTTTTGGTGAGGGATCATCGAATGTTATTTGtggctgaaactttgcaagaaCATCTAATGTTTGATGTCCCAAAGGCTCAGGTTCTTTTAATTTTGatttgtatttttttataaatttacTGTTCATCCCGGGTGCACCTACAGCCGGGAGCAGCTACATCTTTCTTGGTTGGAGGTGAAGAGAGGAGCCACCTGAGCGGCTATAGGTAAGGAGAGCGGCCACGTGAGCATGACAGGCGCACTCACATTCGAGGGGGGAAACTTTAGGGCCGAGTGCATTCAAGCGAACCGGTGAGTGACTTGGCGGTGGCAAAGTTCCCGTAAACTAGTCCCACTTTTTTCCTGAGATATACTTGTGGCAACCAAAATCCTCAATGGGGTCTAGAATTTTAACATGAATATTTTTAATTCTGGATAGCAAGAAACCAGATTAAAATGATTGAAACAACTGCGGTAAGAGTCAGTTTATTTGTTGCATTGTCGGAATGTTCTATTGTCTAAGCATAGCTAACATCATTGTACGTGAACTTGTGGAACATAAGGTTCATTTTCCTGCCATATAGAAAGGCAGCAGAACAGGAAAAATATAAGCTAAGGAAGGCTATAAGGAACTCACATGTGCTATCTGTGATAATCTTTCCGATGGATCATGAACACTTTTATTGTACTCTGCCAAGTCCACACCAGGTCCCTCGTATTTCTTGATGAAGGCATGAGACAAAAGCTACAAGATGTTCAGTATGTGATTCAAATaagatttatttatttatttcagaGAGCAAAATAAACTCCATTTCGTCTTTGTTGCAAATAACCTATTTATGTAGTTAGTTGAATAATTAGTAAAACAATTCAACATATTAGACCGCTTTTTGCGATTATAATCTCagaatgatgtgtgtgtgtgtgtgtgtgtgattaaCACACCTTATAGACTGCTTATCTGTTGACTAGAGTTAAATTATCCATCAGACATTACTCTCAGATAGTGTCGCAAAATCCTATACTGTATAAATAAATTTTATCACTCCCCGCAATAAATAAAGTTTTTCACAGGATTTAGGCAGTTGGAAACCCTCCTACTGTTTCTTTTGAAAAACGTTAATTGTACTAGATGTCAGTTTACCTGATCACATGTTGGTCTTGCATCAGCATCTTTCTGCAAGCAAGCATCGATGAACGAGCAAAACTCCTCTGAATGCATATGTTGCGGTGGTGTTGGCGATGGATCTTCTAGTATCTGCAAGACTGCAACACAGTAAGGTGGGAAAGGAGGATTGCATTATACATCAATAATATAATACTCATAAGAGGAACTAGTATTGTATTATTGTCAGACCATTCATGTTGGAAAGCAGAAATGAAATAGAAGTTCCAAACCTAGTAGAAACTCGGAAACAGATGTAGAACACCTACGGAAAACAAGCCAAATTCCGAAAACAGTTTTAATCAACAATATACCAACAGACACACATGAATGAGATCATGATTTGTTCCGTAAATAAGATGCTCACGAAAGGTAGTAGAAAATTACACAAATGAACACTGCTTGACCACCACCTCACCTGCAGCATGAGGTCGGCCTCGCCCCCGCTTACATCATATGGGTATCTTCCAGTTGCACACTCCAACGCTGTTAGTCCAAGGCTCCAGATATCAGCCGCATATGAGTAATTTTCGTTCCGAATTCTCTCGGGAGACATATATGTTACACTGCCCAGGAAGGTAGCACACTGGAAGACAATTACTACATATATATACTGCTAATTCAATCTAGATACTCAGATGTCCACTTAATACTATTTTAGAACAGCTTGCTGTTGCTACGAGAAGTTTCGGTCACCAAGAAGTAGCATACCATGGTAATTGAATCATGAAGTCCAGAAGTTACACCAAAGTCTGTAATTTTTGTATCACCCTTTAGATTTAGCAGCAAATTTGCTGGCTTTATATCTCTGTGAACTAAACGCCTCACTTCATGCAAGTAGCGCAGAGCCTAATAAAGTAACACAGACCAACTAGTCACTTAAATTTCACAGGCCTGATTTGAATAGAGCTAACATCAGAAGGTATGGAGGCAAGAGACACGTACTAGCAACACTTTCTGTAGCATATGTGAAAGAACTGGTTCTGTTATGAATTTCTTGACCCTGATAATATCTGCTAATGAACCACCATCCATATACTCAAGTGCAAAGTATATTTCTCCAGAGTCCGGAGTGTAAAAAACTCCTTGGAATTCAACTAAACCTGGATAACAAGATGCTGCTGATAACGTTCTAATCTCGTTAAGAATCTGTTGTCTCTTTTCCTGTAATATATATCAGAGGATATGTTATAAATTGAAGGAAAATAAGCTTGGTCCAAACAATGTCAATAGTACTTGCTGCATTTCCGGTTCTACTTGCTGCAGCTTGGTCCAAACAATTCCCAACTAATACTGGAGTACTATAGACTTTAAATGGAGAATAAGCTATGAATTCTACACTTGTAGTTCCATGTGAAAGTTCATTgaataaaaaaagaaagaaaaaggaggggggggggggggggggggggagggtccATAGATTCTGTTTCATGTAAGGGAGACAAGAGAAGAAGCACACAGAGATGTCACCTTCTCAAAAATGTTGATTTTCTTGAGTGCCAAAACTCGATGAACTGGCACATAAATAGCTCTGTGGACAACGCTGCTTGCACCATTACCAACAGAATCAAAAATATGCATATCATGACAAGAACATCGATATGCCTTATCTGTAGCATAGTCACCGTCTGGTCTAGTTGTTCGTTTATGGAAGCCAAGCTTACTGATGTTATATTCATCAGAAGACCTACTCAATAAATTGACAGTTCCACCATCCAAAACCTTTACAAAAGTACAGTAAGATTTAATATATTAAAATATGAGCATCATATATTTTTACAGCGACATAAGCAAGGAATTTTGTTGGTTGAAGAGAATGCAGATAAGCATAGATCTCGAACTGAGCAAACGCCTGAGACGAAGAGAGTGGTTACCTCGCAGTCGTCAGAGCTGGAGTCGTCGTGCGTTCCGTCGGCGGCGGGGGGCGGCACAACATTGCCATCGGCGTCGAAGAAGATGGGCTGCAGCCTCCGCTTCAGCTCCTCCAGTCCAGCCATTATCACAACCAAACAAGgctaagagaagaggagaagggcgAGGGAGAGGGCGTTTGAGGCTTTGATTTCGCTTCCGTTTGACACGACGGGACCAGACGGGACGCACATGTTTTCCTCCGTCGCCAAATTTGAGAGATTGCCGGAGGCGGCGCAGCCGCGCAGGTAGGTCGGTAAGTCATGAATCCAACGGCAAGGAAGTACCGGCGCCTCCTCTTGTCTTGTCTCATGTGCTGCCTTCCCGATAACGAGGGATGGAGATGGAGCCCACTCGCACTATACGACAACCTATGGTCAATTAGCCCCTGTTTGAACTATAATACATTATGATAATCTAAATTATAAAGATAGATTATATGATCTGGTCTATAAAATAATCTATGTGGACAATGTTTACatgtcagattatataaactataattcagtttttatatTGCATAATCACATGTCTACGTTTTCGGGTTTTTtaaagaggagggtggcggtggtaggaatgtaattatctccaactttacaaggataataggtcattagcaattcataatctgattttagctgggtagagtgaattgtgagtttttaataatctattcatctagtttttataatctacatcataatatgtcatgtttgaagacataatagattataaaaattgGATTATATAATatgagtggttccaaacagggactTAGTCTAGGGAAGGGATGCGTTCCACGTCCACCCAGCGCCCATGAACAAAATGATGATAAAATTGGGTTTTCATCTAGGATGGGTGGAGTTGATCGTGGCATGTGTGAGGTAAGATTCAATTCAAATATTCTCTTTATCATAAAATAAGTGTCACAAATTTAATATTAAATTAGTATAAATTTAATACTAAATCAGCGACACTCATTTTGAAACGGAGAAAGTATTACGAAAAGTTCACATTAGTTAGGGCTTGTTCGGTCAACCCCTCCGACAAAGGGATTGGGGAGGATTAGAGGGGGTTGAGGTGGATTTTGACTTGTGGAAGATTTAATCGCTCTCAATTCCCTCCAAACCCCTTCAAATCTCAAggaaccaaacaaggcct
This region includes:
- the LOC123398186 gene encoding mitogen-activated protein kinase kinase 3-like isoform X5: MAGLEELKRRLQPIFFDADGNVVPPPAADGTHDDSSSDDCEVLDGGTVNLLSRSSDEYNISKLGFHKRTTRPDGDYATDKAYRCSCHDMHIFDSVGNGASSVVHRAIYVPVHRVLALKKINIFEKEKRQQILNEIRTLSAASCYPGLVEFQGVFYTPDSGEIYFALEYMDGGSLADIIRVKKFITEPVLSHMLQKVLLALRYLHEVRRLVHRDIKPANLLLNLKGDTKITDFGVTSGLHDSITMCATFLGSVTYMSPERIRNENYSYAADIWSLGLTALECATGRYPYDVSGGEADLMLQILEDPSPTPPQHMHSEEFCSFIDACLQKDADARPTCDQLLSHAFIKKYEGPGVDLAEYNKSVHDPSERLSQIAHEAEKRAPGSAQVCSREQRTCTPTGSECAPVVEHIQTEKEKRRCAPARTTGLLPRWSTSKTERKKGRCALTGSIGVLPSWVEHLRFISDRAVGAAAWK
- the LOC123398186 gene encoding mitogen-activated protein kinase kinase 3-like isoform X4, with protein sequence MAGLEELKRRLQPIFFDADGNVVPPPAADGTHDDSSSDDCEVLDGGTVNLLSRSSDEYNISKLGFHKRTTRPDGDYATDKAYRCSCHDMHIFDSVGNGASSVVHRAIYVPVHRVLALKKINIFEKEKRQQILNEIRTLSAASCYPGLVEFQGVFYTPDSGEIYFALEYMDGGSLADIIRVKKFITEPVLSHMLQKVLLALRYLHEVRRLVHRDIKPANLLLNLKGDTKITDFGVTSGLHDSITMCATFLGSVTYMSPERIRNENYSYAADIWSLGLTALECATGRYPYDVSGGEADLMLQILEDPSPTPPQHMHSEEFCSFIDACLQKDADARPTCDQLLSHAFIKKYEGPGVDLAEYNKSVHDPSERLSQIAHMLAVHYYLIFDGGDDQWCHMKSFYEQDSTFRIREMLKDNSRCKKIGRVMEKVYCRAHGEEGMSVRVSGSFIMGNEFLVCADGFCVEGMLSIVEISPDILSKQACHFQEDFFMEPGTAMGCYVISRQELHIPVS
- the LOC123398186 gene encoding mitogen-activated protein kinase kinase 3-like isoform X6, which encodes MAGLEELKRRLQPIFFDADGNVVPPPAADGTHDDSSSDDCEEKRQQILNEIRTLSAASCYPGLVEFQGVFYTPDSGEIYFALEYMDGGSLADIIRVKKFITEPVLSHMLQKVLLALRYLHEVRRLVHRDIKPANLLLNLKGDTKITDFGVTSGLHDSITMCATFLGSVTYMSPERIRNENYSYAADIWSLGLTALECATGRYPYDVSGGEADLMLQILEDPSPTPPQHMHSEEFCSFIDACLQKDADARPTCDQLLSHAFIKKYEGPGVDLAEYNKSVHDPSERLSQIAHMLAVHYYLIFDGGDDQWCHMKSFYEQDSTFSFSEETHFGKSDIFDTLSRIREMLKDNSRCKKIGRVMEKVYCRAHGEEGMSVRVSGSFIMGNEFLVCADGFCVEGMLSIVEISPDILSKQACHFQEDFFMEPGTAMGCYVISRQELHIPVS
- the LOC123398186 gene encoding mitogen-activated protein kinase kinase 3-like isoform X7, which produces MAGLEELKRRLQPIFFDADGNVVPPPAADGTHDDSSSDDCEVLDGGTVNLLSRSSDEYNISKLGFHKRTTRPDGDYATDKAYRCSCHDMHIFDSVGNGASSVVHRAIYVPVHRVLALKKINIFEKEKRQQILNEIRTLSAASCYPGLVEFQGVFYTPDSGEIYFALEYMDGGSLADIIRVKKFITEPVLSHMLQKVLLALRYLHEVRRLVHRDIKPANLLLNLKGDTKITDFGVTSGLHDSITMCATFLGSVTYMSPERIRNENYSYAADIWSLGLTALECATGRYPYDVSGGEADLMLQILEDPSPTPPQHMHSEEFCSFIDACLQKDADARPTCDQLLSHAFIKKYEGPGVDLAEYNKSVHDPSERLSQIAHLWHPLFRTRDRNRLQHFLDALMAAARRLSSPLLAA
- the LOC123398186 gene encoding mitogen-activated protein kinase kinase 3-like isoform X2, encoding MAGLEELKRRLQPIFFDADGNVVPPPAADGTHDDSSSDDCEVLDGGTVNLLSRSSDEYNISKLGFHKRTTRPDGDYATDKAYRCSCHDMHIFDSVGNGASSVVHRAIYVPVHRVLALKKINIFEKEKRQQILNEIRTLSAASCYPGLVEFQGVFYTPDSGEIYFALEYMDGGSLADIIRVKKFITEPVLSHMLQKVLLALRYLHEVRRLVHRDIKPANLLLNLKGDTKITDFGVTSGLHDSITMCATFLGSVTYMSPERIRNENYSYAADIWSLGLTALECATGRYPYDVSGGEADLMLQILEDPSPTPPQHMHSEEFCSFIDACLQKDADARPTCDQLLSHAFIKKYEGPGVDLAEYNKSVHDPSERLSQIAHMLAVHYYLIFDGGDDQWCHMKSFYEQDSTFSFSEETHFGKSDIFDTLSRIREMLKDNSRCKKIGRVMEKVYCRAHGEEGMSVRVSGSFIMGNEFLVCADGFCVEGMLSIVEISPDILSKQACHFQEDFFMEPGTAMGCYVISRT
- the LOC123398186 gene encoding mitogen-activated protein kinase kinase 3-like isoform X1 — its product is MAGLEELKRRLQPIFFDADGNVVPPPAADGTHDDSSSDDCEVLDGGTVNLLSRSSDEYNISKLGFHKRTTRPDGDYATDKAYRCSCHDMHIFDSVGNGASSVVHRAIYVPVHRVLALKKINIFEKEKRQQILNEIRTLSAASCYPGLVEFQGVFYTPDSGEIYFALEYMDGGSLADIIRVKKFITEPVLSHMLQKVLLALRYLHEVRRLVHRDIKPANLLLNLKGDTKITDFGVTSGLHDSITMCATFLGSVTYMSPERIRNENYSYAADIWSLGLTALECATGRYPYDVSGGEADLMLQILEDPSPTPPQHMHSEEFCSFIDACLQKDADARPTCDQLLSHAFIKKYEGPGVDLAEYNKSVHDPSERLSQIAHMLAVHYYLIFDGGDDQWCHMKSFYEQDSTFSFSEETHFGKSDIFDTLSRIREMLKDNSRCKKIGRVMEKVYCRAHGEEGMSVRVSGSFIMGNEFLVCADGFCVEGMLSIVEISPDILSKQACHFQEDFFMEPGTAMGCYVISRQELHIPVS
- the LOC123398186 gene encoding mitogen-activated protein kinase kinase 3-like isoform X8, whose product is MAGLEELKRRLQPIFFDADGNVVPPPAADGTHDDSSSDDCEVLDGGTVNLLSRSSDEYNISKLGFHKRTTRPDGDYATDKAYRCSCHDMHIFDSVGNGASSVVHRAIYVPVHRVLALKKINIFEKEKRQQILNEIRTLSAASCYPGLVEFQGVFYTPDSGEIYFALEYMDGGSLADIIRVKKFITEPVLSHMLQKVLLALRYLHEVRRLVHRDIKPANLLLNLKGDTKITDFGVTSGLHDSITMCATFLGSVTYMSPERIRNENYSYAADIWSLGLTALECATGRYPYDVSGGEADLMLQILEDPSPTPPQHMHSEEFCSFIDACLQKDADARPTCDQLLSHAFIKKYEGPGVDLAEYNKSVHDPSERLSQIAHMLAVHYYLIFDGGDDQWCHMKSFYEQDSTFRT
- the LOC123398186 gene encoding mitogen-activated protein kinase kinase 3-like isoform X3, with the translated sequence MAGLEELKRRLQPIFFDADGNVVPPPAADGTHDDSSSDDCEVLDGGTVNLLSRSSDEYNISKLGFHKRTTRPDGDYATDKAYRCSCHDMHIFDSVGNGASSVVHRAIYVPVHRVLALKKINIFEKEKRQQILNEIRTLSAASCYPGLVEFQGVFYTPDSGEIYFALEYMDGGSLADIIRVKKFITEPVLSHMLQKVLLALRYLHEVRRLVHRDIKPANLLLNLKGDTKITDFGVTSGLHDSITMCATFLGSVTYMSPERIRNENYSYAADIWSLGLTALECATGRYPYDVSGGEADLMLQILEDPSPTPPQHMHSEEFCSFIDACLQKDADARPTCDQKYEGPGVDLAEYNKSVHDPSERLSQIAHMLAVHYYLIFDGGDDQWCHMKSFYEQDSTFSFSEETHFGKSDIFDTLSRIREMLKDNSRCKKIGRVMEKVYCRAHGEEGMSVRVSGSFIMGNEFLVCADGFCVEGMLSIVEISPDILSKQACHFQEDFFMEPGTAMGCYVISRQELHIPVS